tttttttaattataaaaccatGAACAGAGGTTCTTCAAGGCAACCTAAAGCTAACAAAGAAACAATCTCTACTGCGAAAACACGACAAGGGAATGTGAGAGTCACGAGATCACGAGCTAAGGCCTTAGGAACATCGATATCTCCATCGAAACCAGTTTTTAAACAGCAACCAAAGCTTAAAAAGAGAATGGCATCAGATGATACAAGAGTTTGTCAGCATAAGAGACGTGCGGTGCTCAAGGATGTGACTAACACTTTGGCCTGTTTGGATGGGAACAATGTTAAGGTAACCCATTCCTTAGAAGTACCTTCTTATTGATATATAGTGATGTGATACGTATAACCATCCAAGAATCTAGAGAGGTTTTGGCGTTTTGAATTGCGTTCTTGTCTCTTCAACATATAACGTGTGACAGGCTAGCAAGAGAGAACGAGATGTGGATGCCGAAAAATCGAAACTAGCAGAAGATTTGTCAAAGATTAGGATGGTTGAATCTGCTACAAATTCCAAAGACGGAGATCAAAGTAAGAAACTGAACTAAAGAATTCAAAAATgctgaaaaatataataaacatatCAGATAATCATGCTAAATGAAGCATATACTGAACTCtatgtttttcaaatatttactcTGGATTTTGCAGAAGAAAACGGTTATGATGTCACAGGATATCTTAAGCCTGTTGATATTGATTCCAGTGACCAAGATCCCAAGTTTTGTAGCTTATATGCTGTAAATATGTATGACAGTTTTCATGTTGCAGAGGTTTGAACTAAATAATGTCTTATTCTATCTTTCCATTAGATGATGACATATATACTgagattctgttttttttttttttttttgtacagcTTGATCAAAGACCTTCAACTAGCTATATGGTCCAAGTCCAGCGAGATATCAGTCCAAGCATGCGTGGGATTCTCATTGATTGGCTTGTGGAGGTACTTAGTACTTCAAAGCATTTGTTAAGAGTAAGAACCTCTATTAATGCTATTTCTTTGCAGGTTTCTGAAGAGTATAAGCTGGCTTCAGATACGCTTTACCTTGCAGTGAACCTTATTGATCGGTTCCTGTCCAACAATTACATTGAAAAGCGTAGGCTCCAGCTGCTTGGTGTCACTTGCATGCTAATAGCCTCGTGAGTTTCCCACTTCTAACATTCACATTGCAATGAGTTTAGCACAAGTGAAGTAACTAAAACATTCTTCTT
The nucleotide sequence above comes from Brassica napus cultivar Da-Ae chromosome A9, Da-Ae, whole genome shotgun sequence. Encoded proteins:
- the LOC106364031 gene encoding cyclin-A2-1 isoform X1, whose protein sequence is MNRGSSRQPKANKETISTAKTRQGNVRVTRSRAKALGTSISPSKPVFKQQPKLKKRMASDDTRVCQHKRRAVLKDVTNTLACLDGNNVKASKRERDVDAEKSKLAEDLSKIRMVESATNSKDGDQKENGYDVTGYLKPVDIDSSDQDPKFCSLYAVNMYDSFHVAELDQRPSTSYMVQVQRDISPSMRGILIDWLVEVLSTSKHLLRVRTSINAISLQVSEEYKLASDTLYLAVNLIDRFLSNNYIEKRRLQLLGVTCMLIASKYEEICAPRLEEFCFITDNTYTRLEVVAMETQVLNFLHFRLSVPTTKTFLRRFIQAAQASDQVLHTEMESMKSLANYLAELTLVEYSFLRFLPSLIAASAVFLARWTLDQSKHPWNSTLQHYTRYETPALKNTVLAMEDLQLNTSGSILVAIRNKYNQEKFKRVATLTSPESVTTLFSR
- the LOC106364031 gene encoding cyclin-A2-1 isoform X2, translating into MNRGSSRQPKANKETISTAKTRQGNVRVTRSRAKALGTSISPSKPVFKQQPKLKKRMASDDTRVCQHKRRAVLKDVTNTLACLDGNNVKASKRERDVDAEKSKLAEDLSKIRMVESATNSKDGDQKENGYDVTGYLKPVDIDSSDQDPKFCSLYAVNMYDSFHVAELDQRPSTSYMVQVQRDISPSMRGILIDWLVEVSEEYKLASDTLYLAVNLIDRFLSNNYIEKRRLQLLGVTCMLIASKYEEICAPRLEEFCFITDNTYTRLEVVAMETQVLNFLHFRLSVPTTKTFLRRFIQAAQASDQVLHTEMESMKSLANYLAELTLVEYSFLRFLPSLIAASAVFLARWTLDQSKHPWNSTLQHYTRYETPALKNTVLAMEDLQLNTSGSILVAIRNKYNQEKFKRVATLTSPESVTTLFSR